The Mycolicibacterium flavescens genome has a segment encoding these proteins:
- the rpoE_4 gene encoding RNA polymerase sigma factor, sigma-70 family — protein MGSIGGPAGERSDAELLAAHVAGDRYAFEELFYRHHRQLYRIARITSRNPDDAADALQDAMLKAHRRAPAFRYDAAVSSWLYRIVVNSCLDRLRRNKTRVAETLSDDQGHIGDPASRVDTAIVVERALMRLPVEQRAAVVAVDMQGYSVAETARMLGVPEGTVKSRCSRARAKLAEALEYFDAETAARTD, from the coding sequence GTGGGGAGCATCGGGGGGCCGGCGGGAGAACGCAGCGACGCGGAGTTGCTCGCCGCGCACGTCGCCGGTGACCGCTACGCGTTCGAAGAGTTGTTCTACCGCCACCACCGGCAGCTGTACCGGATCGCGCGCATCACCAGCCGCAATCCCGACGACGCCGCCGACGCGCTGCAGGACGCGATGCTCAAGGCGCACCGGCGGGCGCCCGCCTTCCGCTACGACGCGGCGGTGAGCAGCTGGCTGTACCGCATCGTGGTGAACTCGTGTCTGGATCGGTTGCGGCGCAACAAAACCCGCGTCGCCGAAACGCTGTCCGACGACCAGGGCCACATTGGTGACCCGGCCTCGCGCGTGGACACCGCGATCGTCGTCGAGCGGGCACTGATGCGGTTGCCCGTCGAACAGCGCGCCGCGGTGGTGGCCGTCGACATGCAGGGCTACTCGGTCGCCGAGACCGCCCGCATGCTCGGTGTGCCCGAAGGCACCGTCAAGAGCCGATGCTCCCGCGCCCGGGCCAAGCTGGCCGAGGCACTCGAGTACTTCGACGCGGAAACCGCCGCTCGCACCGACTGA
- a CDS encoding putative alanine rich protein: protein MQTGTDDDSDPAVERVRRGLAELAHDEDSAPDVPAGVTARIGAALRAADDPHHAVERPRLRRMHVLGLVAGLAAVTAGVIIGTSTLVRDPAPRFSQPWPTAERITVPRRPSAFPLTGPQLAGLLSAPPDYGPLSDPRRRAACLEGLGHPATTPVLGALPVELTGRPAVVLLLPAGPGADILAVAVDAACHAAHGGLLAETVVARP from the coding sequence ATGCAGACCGGAACGGACGACGACTCGGATCCGGCGGTTGAGCGGGTGCGCCGCGGCCTGGCCGAGTTGGCGCACGACGAGGACTCCGCGCCGGACGTGCCCGCGGGCGTCACCGCACGCATCGGTGCCGCGTTACGGGCCGCCGATGACCCTCACCACGCCGTCGAACGGCCCCGGCTGCGCCGAATGCACGTTCTCGGGCTGGTCGCCGGCCTGGCCGCCGTGACCGCCGGGGTCATCATCGGCACGTCGACGCTGGTGCGCGATCCCGCACCACGGTTCTCCCAGCCCTGGCCCACCGCCGAGCGGATCACCGTGCCGCGCCGGCCGTCGGCCTTCCCGCTGACCGGTCCCCAGCTCGCCGGCCTGCTGTCGGCACCGCCCGACTACGGGCCGCTGTCCGATCCGCGCCGCCGCGCCGCCTGCCTCGAGGGACTAGGGCACCCGGCGACCACGCCCGTCCTCGGGGCGCTTCCGGTTGAGCTGACTGGGCGCCCGGCTGTCGTGCTGCTTCTGCCCGCGGGCCCGGGCGCCGACATCCTCGCGGTGGCCGTCGACGCTGCGTGCCATGCGGCTCACGGTGGGCTGCTGGCCGAAACCGTGGTCGCACGACCGTAG
- the trxB_4 gene encoding thioredoxin reductase, giving the protein MTTTSTVHDLIIIGSGPAGYTAAIYAARAQLKPLVFEGVQFGGALMTTTEVENYPGFRNGITGPELMDEMREQALRFGADLHMEDVDAVSLEGPVKTVTVGDDTYRARAVILAMGAAARHLGVPGEEALMGMGVSTCATCDGFFFREEDIIVVGGGDSAMEEAIFLTKFARSVTLVHRRDEFRASRIMLDRARANEKITFLTNTDVLEIEGSPKVSGVRLRNKVTGEESKLAVTGVFVAIGHDPRSDLIRGQVDLDEDGYVLTQQGSTSTSIEGVFAAGDLVDRTYRQAITAAGTGCSASIDAERWLAEIGSGPSDETIETPV; this is encoded by the coding sequence ATGACCACCACATCCACGGTTCACGATCTGATCATCATCGGATCCGGTCCGGCCGGCTACACCGCAGCGATCTACGCAGCGCGTGCACAGTTGAAGCCCCTGGTGTTCGAAGGCGTCCAGTTCGGCGGTGCGTTGATGACCACCACCGAGGTGGAGAACTATCCCGGCTTTCGAAACGGCATCACCGGTCCCGAATTGATGGACGAGATGCGCGAACAGGCGTTGCGCTTCGGCGCGGACCTGCACATGGAGGATGTCGACGCTGTCTCGCTCGAAGGTCCGGTCAAGACCGTCACGGTCGGCGACGACACCTACCGGGCGCGGGCGGTGATCCTCGCGATGGGCGCTGCGGCGCGGCACCTCGGCGTGCCGGGCGAGGAGGCCCTGATGGGCATGGGCGTGAGCACGTGCGCGACCTGTGACGGGTTCTTCTTCCGCGAAGAGGACATCATCGTCGTCGGCGGCGGCGACTCGGCGATGGAAGAGGCGATCTTCCTGACCAAGTTCGCACGCAGCGTCACCCTGGTGCACCGCCGCGACGAGTTCCGCGCGTCGCGGATCATGCTGGATCGTGCCCGCGCGAACGAGAAGATCACGTTCCTGACCAACACCGACGTCCTCGAGATCGAAGGCAGCCCGAAGGTCAGCGGAGTCCGGTTGCGCAACAAGGTGACCGGCGAGGAGTCGAAGCTGGCCGTCACCGGTGTGTTCGTCGCGATCGGCCACGACCCGCGTTCGGATCTGATCCGCGGCCAGGTCGACCTCGACGAGGACGGTTACGTCTTGACGCAGCAGGGGTCGACCAGCACCTCGATCGAAGGTGTCTTTGCCGCAGGCGATCTCGTCGACCGCACTTACCGCCAGGCCATCACCGCTGCGGGCACCGGCTGCTCGGCGTCCATCGACGCCGAACGCTGGCTCGCCGAAATCGGTTCTGGCCCAAGCGATGAAACCATCGAAACACCCGTCTGA
- the trxA_2 gene encoding thioredoxin: protein MTESTGSTVAVTDDSFSQDVLSSSTPVLVDFWATWCGPCKMIAPVLEEIAIEKAGALTVAKLDVDANPVTARDFQVVSIPTLIVFKDGSPVKRIVGAKGKAALLRELSDVL from the coding sequence ATGACCGAGAGCACCGGATCCACGGTAGCGGTGACCGACGACTCGTTCTCCCAGGACGTGTTGTCCAGCAGCACACCGGTGCTGGTGGACTTCTGGGCGACCTGGTGCGGTCCCTGCAAGATGATCGCCCCGGTGCTCGAGGAGATCGCCATCGAAAAGGCGGGCGCGCTGACCGTCGCCAAGCTCGACGTCGACGCCAACCCCGTCACGGCCCGCGATTTTCAGGTGGTGTCGATCCCGACGCTCATCGTGTTCAAAGACGGCTCCCCGGTGAAGCGGATCGTCGGCGCAAAAGGCAAGGCTGCGCTGCTGCGCGAGCTTTCTGACGTGCTCTAG
- the lytC gene encoding N-acetylmuramoyl-L-alanine amidase, with amino-acid sequence MSSLRRGDRGSAVTEIRAALTALGMLDNSDEEITTGRHIALDLFDAELDHAVRAFQQHRGLLVDGIVGEATYRALKEASYRLGARTLSHQFGAPMFGDDVATLQARLQDLGFYTGLVDGHFGLSTHNALMSYQREYGLYPDGICGPETLRSLYFLGSRVTGGSPHAIREEELVRRSGPRLSGKRIIIDPGRGGDDHGQIMQGPSGPISESDILWDLASRLEGRMTAIGMETFLSRPANRAPSDAERAATANAVGADLMISLRCATQPSPGANGVASFHFGNSHGSVSTIGRNLADFIQREVVARTGLRDCRTHGRTWDLLRLTRMPTVQVDVGYITNPHDRAMLVSSQARDAIAEGMLAAVKRLYLLGKNDRPTGTFTFAELLAHELSVEQAGRVSPS; translated from the coding sequence ATGTCCAGTCTGCGTCGCGGTGACCGCGGGTCCGCGGTCACCGAGATCAGGGCTGCATTGACGGCGCTGGGCATGCTCGACAACTCCGACGAGGAGATCACCACCGGCAGGCATATCGCGCTGGACTTGTTCGACGCCGAACTCGACCATGCCGTGCGCGCCTTCCAGCAGCATCGAGGTCTGCTGGTCGACGGGATCGTCGGCGAAGCGACGTACCGCGCGCTCAAGGAGGCGTCGTACCGGCTCGGCGCACGCACGCTCAGCCACCAGTTCGGCGCCCCGATGTTCGGCGACGACGTCGCCACACTGCAGGCCCGACTCCAAGACCTCGGCTTCTACACCGGCCTCGTCGACGGACATTTCGGTCTTAGCACGCACAACGCGTTGATGTCGTATCAGCGCGAGTACGGCCTGTACCCCGACGGGATCTGCGGCCCGGAGACGTTGCGCTCCTTGTACTTTCTGGGATCACGCGTCACCGGCGGCTCTCCGCATGCGATCCGCGAGGAGGAACTGGTCCGCCGCTCCGGTCCCCGGCTCTCGGGTAAGCGCATCATCATCGACCCGGGCCGCGGCGGCGACGACCACGGTCAGATCATGCAGGGCCCGAGCGGGCCGATCAGCGAGTCAGACATTTTGTGGGATCTGGCGAGTCGGCTCGAGGGCCGGATGACCGCGATCGGTATGGAGACGTTCCTGTCGCGGCCGGCCAACCGTGCCCCTTCGGACGCCGAACGCGCCGCGACCGCGAACGCCGTCGGCGCCGACCTGATGATCAGCCTGCGCTGCGCCACCCAGCCCAGCCCCGGCGCCAACGGTGTCGCATCGTTCCACTTCGGGAACTCACACGGCTCGGTGTCCACCATCGGCCGCAATCTCGCCGACTTCATCCAACGAGAAGTGGTGGCCCGCACCGGATTACGCGATTGCCGCACCCATGGGCGGACGTGGGACCTGTTGCGTCTGACCCGGATGCCCACGGTGCAGGTCGACGTCGGCTACATCACCAACCCGCACGACCGGGCCATGCTGGTGTCCTCGCAGGCTCGCGATGCCATCGCCGAGGGCATGCTCGCCGCCGTCAAGCGGCTCTACCTGCTAGGCAAAAACGACCGTCCCACAGGCACTTTCACGTTCGCCGAGCTGCTCGCCCACGAGCTCTCGGTCGAGCAGGCCGGACGCGTCAGCCCGTCCTGA